The following nucleotide sequence is from Aquarana catesbeiana isolate 2022-GZ linkage group LG08, ASM4218655v1, whole genome shotgun sequence.
ttttatttttacactgtccttttaaaaaaaactttttttgtaaacatcccttgtaatagaaaaaaaagcatgacaggacctcttaaatatgagatatggggtcaaaaagacctcagatctcatatttacactaaaatgctttgctggacactgatagaagtcacaagactgctctaactgctgttaaaaaaaggtatttagcagtttatatttattcaaTTAATTAataatttccatgttttgtgtactgtgggagtccagatatagtgagtgcggggtcctgggtttagtaacactttaaggagccACAGACCTGTAAATTGAACTTTAATCACTTAAATACCAGGCAccttcgcccccttcctgcccaggccaattttcagcgctgtcgcactttgactaTTGCACGGCCATGcagtactgtacccaaattaaattttgtatcattttgtttaaagcagatagagatttattttggtggtacgtaatcaccactgggtttttattttttactaaacaaatcaagaaaaaaaaaaatttgaaaaaaaaaaaaaaaagtcttcttaggttctgttacaaaatgttgcaaataagtaatagTCTTTAccaatggccactgatgaggctgcactgaggagcactgatgaggctgcactgaggggcaatgatgaggctgcactaaggggcaatgatgaggctgcactgaggagcactgatgaggctgcactgagaagcactgatgaggctgcactgaggggcaatgatgaggctgcactaatgggcactagtgaggcagcactgatgggcactgacaaggctgcagtgatgaggcagcactgattatcTGCATTGCTGGGGCTGCAATgatgatcattgccctgattatcagtgtaaatcagcttttctttcctcatacagtgacagtgcatgaggaaaggaatggcgATAACCaccaagtttgtttacatgtgatcagctgtgattggacacagccaatcacatgataaagggccactatgattggccctttagctcgatctgtgatcagttgtgtccaaaggacacagtggtcacagagcATGCCCGATGTCCGCCCtgggatgacgtccatggacgccctcccagaacgagagacgTGCTGTAACCGTCTATCGGCTATGGCccggtattaaagcggagttccacccaaaagtagaacttcctcTAATttgtcatctcccccccccccccagtgccacatttggcacctttctgggggagtggatacctgtccttgacaggtaccctctccccacttccgggagaccaggcCGCAGCGAATTAGGTCAGcaactcggctccctcctccttcccccgctgccaggccagtaggagagcacagcgcatgtgcagtagggacccggcgtgaagccataaggttCCCTTACCggaaatggcggtggcagcacccgacagctgatggaaatatcTGCTGCgttgctgacatcgctggactccgggacaggtaagtgtcctattgtgaaggaatgtaatgaacataatgataatcataaaaatgcctattttcttatgtgtatacatgtttctatgcaactccttacttATTATATAGTAAACAGCTTAGCTCTGCATTGGAACCAAAGATGGCGTCTACAACCTGCTGCCCCCGTACTGGAGGTATGAGGAAGTAAGGAGAAGAACCAGCAACAACCAAGCCTCCAGCATCAAGTTTCTGCATTCTTCTTGTATTTCAGCCAATAAGATGTACCTTTTAGACTGACCACATTTACATAGTAGTGACGTATAATCTATTGTTCTTTGTGTATAAAACGTCGGACACCGCCCTGCAATAAACAGGGATCAGGAAGTGATTGAACTGAGCAGTCAGAGTGATTACTTCCAGCGTGCATGCACATCTACACTATATAATTAGAAACAGCAACAGACATCTAATTTGAACCCGATTGCGGTTCAGATCCATTAcactattattaaaagtcagcagctgcagtatgtgtagctgctggcttttaatatttgcaGGTATGGGCGGACTGTTTACTGTTCTATACTTTATGGAGCAAAGTATGTCTAGTACTATGTTGCTAAGTGCTTTCTAAGCCTAGTTGTGAGGTTATGAACTTacctcctctcccctcctgctgTGGTTGACTTGACAATCGCTAGGAAGGAGATGGCTGCTTCATAACAGCAGTTTGACTGTGCTCTGGACACTTTCCACAGACAAGGAATGGCAAGGGAATTGCAgaggctaccctgtttcccccaaaataagacctagcgtggttgtcggtgatggctgcaatataagccccaccccccaaataagccctaattaaagtccttgtaggtcttatttcagggtagggcttattttcgggggaaacagtgcagggcttatttggggggtaggtcttatattgcagccatcaccgacaaccacgctaggtcttatttttggggaaacagggtaccacCTCATTATTAATCAGCCCTTTGCTTCCTAGTTGTCAGATCAGCTATCAGATCAGCTGTGGCAGGATAGGAGGGGGTAGGACGGACCTCATAACTAGAATTAGAAAGCACCTAGCAACATAGGACAAAGCATTGCATGTACTGCATGTTTCAGACCATTGCTGGAAGATTACAGCTTACTCATAGATCAAGCATCCTTatttgcagcatgctggcaggacaCGGGCTTTTAGGCTTTTCTATTCAGGCTATGgctttagaaaggaaaaaaaaaactttaaataaactGTAAGGCATATTGATGCAACTCGAACACATTTAGCTTATATAAAGTGAAGATTAATTTGGGCTTAAAGAACACTGCCACTAAAAAAGTGCTAATGGTTCATCAATTTGCTTACTGTGTCACCTTCTTGGTCACTGGACTGGATGAGTTGGGTACTGGTTATGTCTGGGTGGGAATtcctgccttttttctttttttttttttttttaacctgaagatGGCAGCATGACCTAGGTAGTCATGAGTATGAAGTCCTCTGTGTCCTTTGATGTTTGATTAAGAAAACTTTATGCTTACCTGTCTGGTTGGGTGCTGATACTATCCGGCACTTCCAGGTAAGTCAAAAAGTGTGTTCATTGCTGGCCACTGTGGTTCCTCCTGGCAACCCCTTATTCACTACAGCACACATTTGTGACATGGGGGTTTGCAGTAAGAACTACAACGGCCAGCATGGAACAATGCTgtttgacactcctggaagtgtctgATAGTATTGGTGCCCAGAGCTCTGCAAGAGAATGAAATTTCAATACATCTGCCACCAAACCGTATGAAGCTTCTTTTTTTCTCAGGGTATTGCcagaaaatgtttttatatttacaGGGTCATTAAAAAACAGATACACTGTATTTCTTTTGTTAACTTTTCTCTTCCTGCAGATGGCCAGTACAGGACTTGTGATAAAGATGACATGACATCCGATTCATCAGGAGATGATGGTACCACATCCGATTCTTCTGAAGAAAATCCCAATGCCTCAAAACTATATCCTGTCCCTCACAGAGCAGATCTGTCATCAAATTCCTCTACACAAGGGGGAAGTCTTCCTGACAGTGGTAATACCGACAAGCATGATAAGTCTTATGCCAAAAAGGCAGACCCCATCTCACAGCCGATGAACCAAAAAGTAGAGAAACCCTATTCATGTTCTGAATGCGGGAAGGGTTTTACGCGGAGATACAATCTTAATATACACCAGAAAGGTCACAAGGGGGAGACACCTTATTCATGTTCCGAATGTGGGAAATGGTTTTCTTTCAGTTCAGATCTCACTAAACATAAAagaactcacacgggggaaaagccatactCCTGTTCTGAATGCGGAAGATGTTTTTCACTTAACTCTGATCTTACTAAACACAAGATGATTCAcagaggagagaagccatattcatgCTTGGAATGCGGGAAGAGATTTACTCGGAGATACAATCTTCTCGTACACCAGAAAGGTCACAAAGGGGAGAAGCCTTTTTCATGTTCGGAATGTGGAAAGTGTTTCCGTTTAAAACATTTCCTTATTGAACACCATAGAGCTCACACAGGTGACAAGCCATACtcatgttctgaatgtgacaaatgCTTTATCAAAAAATCGTATCTTGATAGACACCATGCAACTCACaccggagagaagccatattcatgtTCGGTATGTGGAAAATGTTTTGCCAATGTATCAAATCTTAACagtcaccagagaagtcacacaaaACCATTTTCTTGCTCCAAGTGTGGTGAAAGTTTTTCTCGAAGATCGACCCTTAGCGTACACGAAAGAGTTCATACGGGTGAGAAGCCATATGCGTGCCCTatatgtgggaaatgttttgcccAAAAATCAAGTCTCCTGAAACATCAAAAGACTCACACAAGGGATGTTCGCTATGTTTGGCATTCCTGTTCTGAATGTAGGAGGTGCTTTAGGAGTAAATCAAATCTAAAATCACACGAGGAAGCTCACAAAAGATTAAATCTAATGTTAAATCAGATCAAAAACACACAGGAAAAATCTTAAGAAAAAAGCCAATGTTTGTTAACTTATTGATATATTGTATATCATTGTTAGACATTTTGTTATTTATTGTAAACATGATGCTATTAAATTCAACCTTATTATTTTTAATTTGCACaagctgtaagtttttttttttgttttttagttttttttttagaaaaaacatttttggatgCTGCATCTTTGCAGTGTAGAAAACTAGTTGTTTTGAACGTTGAGGCATATGATGTGGCTTTTTTCATTACAATGAAGATATTGCTCATGTGGTGAAAATGAATAGAAAACCAGAAGATGAAAAATTACTATGATATAttaaccataattttc
It contains:
- the LOC141104520 gene encoding uncharacterized protein isoform X2 is translated as MEDHPSFTSQDGSSNGNPPERCPHPLYSRDSTQEHQEILQEDQDDNQTVKAEDEVEMLVKGDELLKEEEIPPEIGTDFGDIRNTQREVRAKEEEIKEEEIAIEIGMDGQYRTCDKDDMTSDSSGDDGTTSDSSEENPNASKLYPVPHRADLSSNSSTQGGSLPDSGNTDKHDKSYAKKADPISQPMNQKVEKPYSCSECGKGFTRRYNLNIHQKGHKGETPYSCSECGKWFSFSSDLTKHKRTHTGEKPYSCSECGRCFSLNSDLTKHKMIHRGEKPYSCLECGKRFTRRYNLLVHQKGHKGEKPFSCSECGKCFRLKHFLIEHHRAHTGDKPYSCSECDKCFIKKSYLDRHHATHTGEKPYSCSVCGKCFANVSNLNSHQRSHTKPFSCSKCGESFSRRSTLSVHERVHTGEKPYACPICGKCFAQKSSLLKHQKTHTRDVRYVWHSCSECRRCFRSKSNLKSHEEAHKRLNLMLNQIKNTQEKS
- the LOC141104520 gene encoding uncharacterized protein isoform X1 codes for the protein MEDHPSFTSQDGSSNGNPPERCPHPLYSRDSTQEHQEILQEDQDDNQTVKAEDEVEMLVKGDELLKEEEIPPEIGTDPGETQRDVKVEEEEEGCVRIKKKETPPEISTDFGDIRNTQREVRAKEEEIKEEEIAIEIGMDGQYRTCDKDDMTSDSSGDDGTTSDSSEENPNASKLYPVPHRADLSSNSSTQGGSLPDSGNTDKHDKSYAKKADPISQPMNQKVEKPYSCSECGKGFTRRYNLNIHQKGHKGETPYSCSECGKWFSFSSDLTKHKRTHTGEKPYSCSECGRCFSLNSDLTKHKMIHRGEKPYSCLECGKRFTRRYNLLVHQKGHKGEKPFSCSECGKCFRLKHFLIEHHRAHTGDKPYSCSECDKCFIKKSYLDRHHATHTGEKPYSCSVCGKCFANVSNLNSHQRSHTKPFSCSKCGESFSRRSTLSVHERVHTGEKPYACPICGKCFAQKSSLLKHQKTHTRDVRYVWHSCSECRRCFRSKSNLKSHEEAHKRLNLMLNQIKNTQEKS